In a single window of the Streptomyces sp. CGMCC 4.7035 genome:
- a CDS encoding Xaa-Pro dipeptidyl-peptidase — translation MPKRTRFTIWRPLATAATAALLAAFLTPSAAHAAPRESRPVYSYDDAIRESVWVDTGLDGDGDGKADRVAVDIVRPREPAAQGRKIPVIMDASPYYSCCGRGNESQKKTYDASGHVVQMPLFYDNYFVPRGYAFVGVDLAGTNRSDGCVDVGGRSDIQSAKAVIDWLNGRAKGYTSRTGTTTARATWTNGRTGMIGKSWDGTIANGVAATGVKGLKTIVPISAISSWYDYYFAKGAPLYDSGPDWLSDYVDSPDARTKCAAVQQKLVDEAPRTGDWTDLWTERDYVKDAGKVRASVFLVHGMQDLNVRTKHFGQWWNALAKNGVERKIWLSQTGHVDPFDFRRGQWVDTLHRWFDHELLGYDNGIDREPMADIERHPDQWVTSTLWPPRDTAATTLRPDRGTQAGVGTLGLRTGTGTESFTDDPQSSETDWAAHIDDSTPGKAGFITRPLSKDLRVSGSSTVTVTVTPTTSTAHLSAVLADLGPDTIRDYGAAGEGITTLTDRTCWGASTAGDSACFKVTQARTTDVGSTVFSRGWADLGNYAADGKGVPLTPGTAYTITLDLAATDHVVPRGHRLALIVAGTDKDLIDPPSSTPTLTVDLSRTAARVPLVGGAAAFTRAISGSPAAVPRVTTLDGVKTPHTVRRVPGETL, via the coding sequence ATGCCGAAACGCACGCGCTTCACGATCTGGAGACCGCTCGCGACAGCGGCCACGGCCGCCCTGCTGGCCGCCTTCCTCACCCCGTCGGCCGCCCACGCCGCGCCTCGGGAGAGCCGGCCCGTCTACTCGTACGACGACGCCATCCGAGAATCCGTCTGGGTGGACACCGGCCTGGACGGCGACGGCGACGGGAAGGCCGACCGGGTCGCCGTCGACATCGTCCGGCCCCGCGAACCCGCCGCGCAGGGCCGCAAGATCCCCGTGATCATGGACGCCAGCCCGTACTACTCCTGCTGCGGGCGGGGCAACGAGAGCCAGAAGAAGACGTACGACGCCTCCGGACACGTCGTCCAGATGCCGCTCTTCTACGACAATTACTTCGTTCCGCGCGGCTACGCCTTCGTCGGCGTCGACCTGGCCGGAACCAATCGCTCCGACGGCTGCGTGGACGTCGGCGGCCGCTCCGACATCCAGTCCGCCAAGGCAGTGATCGACTGGCTGAACGGCCGCGCCAAGGGCTACACCTCCCGCACCGGCACCACCACGGCCAGGGCGACCTGGACCAACGGCCGGACCGGCATGATCGGCAAGAGCTGGGACGGCACCATCGCCAACGGCGTCGCCGCCACCGGCGTCAAGGGCCTGAAGACCATCGTGCCGATCAGCGCCATCTCCTCCTGGTACGACTACTACTTCGCCAAGGGCGCACCCCTGTACGACTCGGGCCCCGACTGGCTCTCCGACTACGTCGACAGCCCCGACGCGCGCACCAAGTGCGCCGCCGTGCAGCAGAAGCTCGTCGACGAGGCGCCGCGCACCGGCGACTGGACGGACCTGTGGACCGAGCGCGACTACGTGAAGGACGCGGGCAAGGTCCGGGCGAGCGTCTTCCTCGTGCACGGGATGCAGGACCTCAACGTCCGCACCAAGCACTTCGGCCAGTGGTGGAACGCGCTCGCGAAGAACGGCGTCGAGCGCAAGATCTGGCTCTCGCAGACCGGTCACGTCGACCCCTTCGACTTCCGGCGCGGGCAGTGGGTGGACACCCTGCACCGCTGGTTCGACCACGAACTCCTCGGCTACGACAACGGCATCGACCGCGAGCCCATGGCCGACATCGAGCGCCACCCCGACCAGTGGGTCACGTCCACGCTCTGGCCGCCCCGGGACACGGCGGCGACGACCCTGCGCCCGGACCGGGGCACCCAGGCGGGCGTCGGCACGCTCGGACTGCGCACCGGCACGGGCACCGAGTCCTTCACCGACGACCCGCAGTCGAGCGAGACCGACTGGGCCGCGCACATCGACGACTCCACCCCGGGCAAGGCCGGGTTCATCACCCGGCCCCTGTCGAAGGACCTGCGGGTGTCCGGCTCCTCCACGGTGACCGTCACGGTCACGCCCACCACCTCCACGGCGCACCTCTCCGCCGTACTGGCCGACCTCGGTCCCGACACGATCCGCGACTACGGCGCCGCCGGCGAGGGCATCACCACGCTCACCGACCGCACCTGCTGGGGCGCGAGCACGGCGGGCGACAGCGCCTGCTTCAAGGTCACGCAGGCGAGGACGACCGACGTCGGTTCCACGGTGTTCAGCCGCGGCTGGGCCGACCTCGGCAACTACGCCGCGGATGGGAAGGGCGTTCCGCTCACCCCGGGCACGGCGTACACGATCACGCTCGACCTGGCCGCCACCGACCACGTCGTCCCAAGGGGCCACCGGCTCGCGCTGATCGTCGCGGGCACCGACAAGGACCTCATCGACCCCCCGTCGAGCACACCCACGCTGACCGTCGACCTGTCCCGTACGGCGGCCCGCGTGCCGCTCGTCGGAGGGGCCGCAGCGTTCACCCGCGCCATCTCCGGCTCCCCGGCGGCCGTGCCCCGGGTCACCACGCTCGACGGCGTGAAGACCCCGCACACAGTGCGACGCGTGCCGGGAGAGACCCTGTAG
- a CDS encoding oxidoreductase — translation MSAEYATFGLAPAMRAGGVLANGDYQVHRDFVDFVVDGRPLLFRLSDLDAVSPLASDIPPAIFTAQVRSLLLETDAPLEGGRYVIYGCPECEDLACGAVTAVIEKDGDDFVWRDFVWQADERADPELNGYHGIGPFRFRGDEYRRALGALLDGGRAQRRRVLLIGPRVAVLARLAAALRSIGIGAEIAHDATDVPADELRRYGAVAYGPAVGERERAAVRQSFARAGVDAAHVDGLAPIVPLLVAQIEHALDRSPLDQRRLRHLAAADGVADVEVASACRVRVTTYRRGRLHRVHTHEAFDDVLEPGRHRIALDPGATKGESFVVARTSGSVLVTAVVR, via the coding sequence ATGTCTGCCGAGTACGCGACCTTCGGCCTGGCACCGGCCATGCGTGCCGGTGGCGTCCTCGCCAACGGTGACTACCAGGTGCACCGGGACTTCGTGGACTTCGTCGTCGACGGGCGCCCGCTGCTGTTCCGGCTCTCCGACCTCGACGCCGTCTCCCCGCTCGCCTCCGACATACCGCCCGCCATCTTCACCGCGCAGGTACGCAGCCTCCTGCTGGAGACGGACGCCCCGCTCGAAGGCGGCCGCTACGTCATCTACGGCTGTCCGGAGTGCGAGGATCTGGCCTGCGGGGCCGTCACCGCGGTCATCGAGAAGGACGGCGACGACTTCGTGTGGCGGGACTTCGTCTGGCAGGCGGACGAGCGGGCCGACCCCGAGCTGAACGGCTACCACGGGATAGGGCCGTTCCGCTTCCGCGGCGACGAGTACCGCCGTGCCCTGGGCGCCCTGCTCGACGGCGGTCGGGCGCAGCGGCGCCGAGTCCTGCTCATCGGCCCGCGCGTCGCCGTTCTCGCCCGGCTCGCCGCGGCGCTGCGCAGCATCGGCATCGGTGCGGAGATCGCGCACGACGCCACCGACGTGCCCGCCGACGAGCTGCGCAGATACGGCGCGGTGGCCTACGGTCCGGCGGTCGGCGAGCGGGAACGGGCCGCCGTACGGCAGTCCTTCGCGCGCGCCGGCGTCGATGCGGCGCACGTCGACGGACTCGCCCCGATCGTTCCGCTCCTCGTCGCCCAGATCGAACACGCCCTCGACCGCAGTCCCTTGGACCAGCGTCGTCTCCGGCACCTGGCCGCCGCCGACGGTGTCGCGGACGTCGAGGTCGCCTCCGCGTGCCGCGTCCGTGTCACCACCTACCGCCGAGGCCGCCTGCACCGTGTCCACACCCACGAGGCCTTCGACGACGTCCTGGAACCGGGCCGCCATCGCATCGCCCTCGATCCCGGGGCGACGAAGGGGGAGTCCTTCGTGGTGGCCCGGACGTCGGGGAGCGTGCTGGTGACGGCGGTGGTGCGCTGA
- a CDS encoding FAD-dependent oxidoreductase has protein sequence MDRDQSGDVIVVGGGVIGLTTAIVLAENGRRVRVWTREPAGRTTSAVAGAVWWPYRIEPESRVGAWALESLVVYEELAARPEETGVRMVEGVHGETRLDGLGPWAASVEGLRASTDAEYAGTGLWARLPLIDMPAHLPWLLDRLLRAGGRVEERSVADLAEPAAEAPVVVNCTGLGARELVPDPSVRPVRGQLVVVENPGITTWLTAGASMYFFPQPGGLILGGTAEDDAWSLTPDPRTAEEIVARCAAVRPEIAGARVLDHRVGLRPARDAVRLERASLPGGGTVVHNYGHGGGGVTVAWGCAREAAGLAFPAA, from the coding sequence GTGGACAGAGATCAGAGCGGTGATGTGATCGTGGTGGGCGGCGGCGTCATCGGACTGACGACGGCGATCGTCCTGGCGGAGAACGGCCGGCGCGTGCGGGTGTGGACGCGGGAGCCCGCCGGGCGGACCACCTCGGCGGTCGCAGGCGCGGTGTGGTGGCCGTACCGGATCGAGCCCGAGTCCCGGGTGGGCGCATGGGCCCTGGAGTCCCTCGTCGTCTACGAGGAGCTTGCCGCGCGGCCCGAGGAGACGGGCGTACGCATGGTCGAGGGCGTACACGGCGAGACGCGCCTGGACGGCCTCGGGCCGTGGGCCGCTTCTGTCGAGGGACTTCGGGCCTCGACAGACGCCGAGTACGCCGGGACCGGTCTGTGGGCACGACTTCCCCTCATCGACATGCCGGCCCATCTGCCGTGGCTGCTCGACCGGCTGCTGCGGGCCGGCGGGCGGGTCGAGGAGCGGTCGGTCGCGGATCTGGCGGAACCGGCCGCCGAAGCACCCGTCGTGGTCAACTGCACGGGGCTCGGCGCCCGCGAGCTGGTCCCCGACCCGTCGGTACGCCCGGTGCGCGGGCAGCTCGTCGTGGTGGAGAACCCCGGGATCACCACCTGGCTGACGGCCGGAGCGAGCATGTACTTCTTCCCGCAGCCCGGCGGGCTGATCCTGGGCGGCACCGCCGAGGACGACGCCTGGTCGCTGACGCCGGATCCGCGAACCGCCGAGGAGATCGTGGCACGGTGTGCGGCGGTGCGGCCGGAGATCGCGGGAGCGCGGGTCCTCGACCACCGGGTGGGCCTCAGGCCCGCCCGGGACGCCGTACGGCTGGAGCGCGCGTCCCTGCCCGGCGGCGGAACGGTGGTGCACAACTACGGGCACGGCGGCGGGGGTGTCACGGTGGCATGGGGATGCGCGCGTGAGGCGGCCGGGCTGGCGTTCCCGGCCGCCTGA
- a CDS encoding SCO6745 family protein, translating to MTSPLPERAGRRCHNLINPLHSTHYFSPDLGRELAAVGVEDPRAAYFAVRAAAMGPVGAGVVTATFYNFRPELVARHVPAVWETASPEVVLAARARAVDATLRRLLGEETVASKEMAEAAELALRAAEACTPHARPLYAAHADLPVTDEPHLAFWHAATLLREHRGDGHLTALLGAELDPVEAMVSHTATGKGMSPKWACATRGWSREHWDAAVGRLRGRGLLDAEGGLTEAGLGLRREIEARTDLLDRAPYEHLGAAGVERLTELTGALLTRALAAGAFPEGMIGKG from the coding sequence ATGACATCACCCCTGCCGGAGCGCGCCGGGCGGCGCTGCCACAACCTGATCAACCCGCTGCACTCGACGCACTACTTCTCACCGGACCTGGGCCGGGAACTGGCCGCCGTGGGCGTCGAGGACCCAAGGGCCGCCTACTTCGCGGTGCGGGCCGCCGCGATGGGGCCGGTGGGCGCGGGCGTGGTGACGGCGACGTTCTACAACTTCCGGCCCGAGCTGGTGGCTCGGCATGTGCCCGCCGTATGGGAGACGGCCTCCCCGGAGGTGGTGCTCGCGGCACGCGCGCGTGCCGTGGACGCGACGCTGCGGCGGCTGCTCGGCGAGGAGACCGTCGCCTCCAAGGAGATGGCCGAGGCCGCGGAGCTCGCGCTGCGCGCGGCCGAGGCGTGTACCCCGCACGCGCGCCCCCTGTACGCCGCGCACGCCGATCTGCCCGTGACCGACGAGCCGCACCTGGCGTTCTGGCACGCGGCCACACTGTTGCGCGAGCACCGGGGCGACGGCCATCTCACGGCGCTGCTGGGCGCGGAGCTGGACCCGGTGGAGGCGATGGTGAGCCACACCGCGACCGGCAAGGGCATGTCCCCGAAGTGGGCGTGTGCCACCCGGGGCTGGAGCCGGGAGCACTGGGACGCGGCGGTGGGGCGGCTGCGCGGGCGAGGACTGCTCGATGCGGAGGGCGGGCTGACCGAGGCGGGCCTCGGGCTGCGGCGGGAGATCGAGGCGCGGACCGACCTCCTCGACCGGGCCCCGTACGAGCACCTGGGTGCCGCGGGCGTGGAGCGGCTGACGGAGCTGACGGGCGCGCTGCTGACCAGGGCCCTCGCGGCCGGGGCCTTCCCCGAAGGCATGATCGGCAAGGGATGA
- a CDS encoding ABC-F family ATP-binding cassette domain-containing protein, whose protein sequence is MTATLVAKNLAAGHGDRSLFSGLDLVVAPGDVIGLVGANGAGKSTLLRMLAGLLAPGQGELRLSPPTATVGHLPQEPDRRPDETVREFLARRTGVAEAQRLMDEATQGLVDGTPGADDAYAVSLERWLDLGGADLDERAEEIADSLGLGVGLDQPMTSLSGGQAARAGLASLLLSRYDVFLLDEPTNDLDLDGLERLERFVGGLRAGTVVVSHDREFLTRTVTKVLELDLAQRQINLYGGGYEAYLEERDRARRHAREDYEEYADKKAALQDRAQTQRAWMDKGVKNARRKANNDNDKIGRKFRSEASEKQAAKARQTQRMIERLEVVEEPRKEWELRMEIAAAPRSGAVVATLRDAEVRRGDFTFGPVSLQIDWADRVAVTGANGAGKSTLLGALLGRVPLDAGHAALGSGVLVGEVDQARKLFHGSESLLDAFCAAVPDTEPADVRTLLAKFGLKAEHVLRSAATLSPGERTRAALALLQGRGVNLLVLDEPTNHLDLPAIEQLESALDTYEGTLLLVTHDRRMLDAVRVTRRLEVADGKVTER, encoded by the coding sequence ATGACTGCCACCCTCGTCGCCAAGAACCTCGCCGCCGGGCACGGCGACCGCTCGCTCTTCTCCGGGCTCGACCTCGTCGTCGCTCCCGGTGATGTGATCGGGCTCGTCGGTGCCAACGGCGCCGGCAAGTCCACCCTGCTGCGGATGCTCGCCGGACTGCTCGCTCCGGGGCAGGGCGAGCTGCGTCTGTCCCCGCCGACCGCGACCGTCGGGCATCTGCCGCAGGAGCCGGATCGCCGGCCGGACGAGACCGTGCGGGAGTTCCTGGCGCGCCGCACGGGTGTGGCCGAGGCACAGCGATTGATGGACGAGGCCACGCAGGGCCTCGTCGACGGGACGCCGGGTGCCGACGACGCGTACGCGGTGAGCCTGGAGCGCTGGCTCGATCTCGGTGGCGCGGACCTCGACGAGCGCGCCGAGGAGATCGCCGACTCCCTCGGCCTGGGCGTGGGCCTGGACCAGCCGATGACGTCCCTGTCCGGCGGCCAGGCGGCCCGCGCCGGCCTGGCGTCGCTGCTGCTGTCCCGCTACGACGTCTTCCTGCTCGACGAGCCGACGAACGACCTGGACCTGGACGGTCTGGAGCGACTTGAGCGCTTCGTCGGCGGGCTGCGGGCCGGGACGGTCGTCGTCAGCCACGACCGTGAATTCCTCACCCGCACGGTCACCAAGGTCCTCGAACTCGACCTCGCCCAGCGGCAGATCAACCTCTACGGCGGCGGATACGAGGCCTACCTGGAGGAGCGCGACAGGGCCCGTCGGCACGCCCGTGAGGACTACGAGGAGTACGCCGACAAGAAGGCCGCGCTCCAGGACCGCGCCCAGACGCAGCGCGCCTGGATGGACAAGGGCGTGAAGAACGCACGGCGCAAGGCGAACAACGACAACGACAAGATCGGCCGCAAGTTCCGCAGCGAGGCCAGCGAGAAGCAGGCCGCCAAGGCCCGGCAGACCCAGCGCATGATCGAGCGCCTGGAGGTCGTCGAGGAGCCCCGCAAGGAGTGGGAACTGCGCATGGAGATCGCGGCGGCCCCGCGTTCCGGCGCGGTCGTCGCGACCCTGCGGGACGCCGAAGTACGGCGCGGCGACTTCACGTTCGGCCCGGTGTCCCTGCAGATCGACTGGGCCGACCGGGTGGCGGTGACGGGCGCGAACGGCGCGGGCAAGTCCACGTTGCTCGGCGCGTTGCTGGGCCGCGTCCCCCTGGACGCGGGCCATGCCGCCCTCGGCTCGGGCGTGCTGGTCGGCGAGGTCGACCAGGCCCGCAAACTGTTCCATGGGTCCGAGTCGCTGCTGGACGCGTTCTGCGCGGCGGTCCCGGACACCGAACCCGCCGACGTCCGTACGCTGCTCGCCAAGTTCGGCCTCAAGGCCGAGCATGTGCTGCGCTCCGCGGCCACCCTGTCCCCGGGCGAACGCACCCGCGCCGCCCTCGCCCTCCTCCAGGGCCGTGGCGTCAACCTCCTCGTCCTGGACGAGCCGACCAACCACCTCGACCTTCCCGCGATCGAGCAACTGGAGTCGGCCCTGGACACCTACGAGGGCACGCTGCTCCTGGTCACCCACGACCGCCGCATGCTGGACGCGGTACGGGTGACCCGACGCCTGGAGGTGGCCGACGGCAAGGTCACCGAGCGGTAG
- a CDS encoding Tex family protein, producing the protein MTTPLVGSIEGRIAEELGVRERQVRAAVELLDGGSTVPFIARYRKEATEMLDDAQLRTIEERLRYLRELEERRTAILESVREQGKLTEELEAQIRGAETKARLEDIYLPYKPKRRTKAQIAREAGLEPLAEGLLGDPTVEPLAAAAAFVDADKGVADAQAALDGARAILTERFSEDADLIGELRERMWVRGRLAAKVREGKEEAGAKFADYFDFAEPFTELPSHRILAMLRGEKEEVLDLVLEPEEPAESSPVPSSYEGIVAHRFGIADRGRPADKWLVDTVRWAWRTRILVHLGIDLRLRLRTAAEDEAVAVFAANLRDLLLAAPAGTRATLGLDPGFRTGVKVAVVDATGKVVATDVIYPHVPANKWDEAIAKLARLAKEHAVELVAIGNGTASRETDKLAGELITKHPELKLTKVMVSEAGASVYSASAFASQELPDMDVSLRGAVSIARRLQDPLAELVKIDPKSIGVGQYQHDLSEVKLSRSLDAVVEDCVNGVGVDVNTASAPLLARVSGITSGLAENIVAHRDANGPFTSRTDLKKVTRLGPKAYEQCAGFLRIRGGDDPLDASSVHPEAYPVVRRMVKTSGQEVASLIGNTSVLRSLKPSDFVDETFGLPTVSDILKELEKPGRDPRPAFKTATFKEGVEKISDLSSGMILEGVVTNVAAFGAFVDVGVHQDGLVHVSAMSRTFVKDPRDVVKPGDIVKVKVLDVDIPRKRISLTLRLDDEAAAQGQQQGGGGRQQRGGRPPQQRQGGGGRQGGGSRQAPPPANSAMADALRRAGLLDPKNGRR; encoded by the coding sequence GTGACCACACCCCTCGTAGGGTCCATCGAAGGCAGGATCGCCGAGGAGCTCGGCGTACGGGAGCGGCAGGTGAGGGCCGCGGTCGAGCTGCTCGACGGCGGTTCGACGGTGCCCTTCATCGCCCGCTACCGCAAGGAAGCGACCGAGATGCTCGACGACGCGCAGCTGCGCACGATCGAGGAGCGGCTGCGCTATCTGCGGGAGCTGGAGGAGCGACGCACGGCGATCCTGGAGTCGGTGCGCGAGCAGGGCAAGCTCACCGAGGAGCTGGAGGCGCAGATCCGGGGTGCGGAGACCAAGGCGCGCCTGGAGGACATCTACCTGCCGTACAAGCCGAAGCGGCGCACGAAGGCGCAGATCGCGCGCGAGGCCGGTCTGGAGCCGCTGGCCGAGGGCCTGCTCGGCGACCCGACGGTCGAGCCGCTCGCCGCGGCCGCCGCGTTCGTCGACGCCGACAAGGGGGTGGCCGACGCACAGGCCGCGCTGGACGGTGCGCGGGCGATCCTCACCGAGCGGTTCTCCGAGGACGCCGACCTGATCGGCGAGTTGCGTGAGCGGATGTGGGTGCGCGGGCGCCTGGCCGCCAAGGTGCGGGAGGGCAAGGAGGAGGCGGGCGCCAAGTTCGCCGACTACTTCGACTTCGCCGAGCCCTTCACCGAGCTGCCCTCGCACCGGATCCTCGCGATGCTGCGCGGCGAGAAGGAAGAAGTCCTCGACCTCGTCCTGGAGCCGGAGGAACCGGCTGAGTCCTCGCCGGTCCCGTCGTCGTACGAGGGGATCGTGGCGCACCGCTTCGGGATCGCCGACCGCGGCCGCCCCGCCGACAAGTGGCTCGTGGACACGGTCCGTTGGGCCTGGCGCACCCGCATCCTCGTGCACCTCGGCATCGACCTCAGGCTGCGGCTGCGTACGGCCGCCGAGGACGAGGCGGTGGCGGTCTTCGCGGCGAACCTGCGCGATCTGCTGCTCGCCGCCCCGGCCGGCACGCGTGCGACGCTGGGCCTGGACCCCGGATTCCGTACGGGCGTGAAGGTGGCCGTCGTCGACGCGACCGGCAAGGTCGTCGCCACCGACGTGATCTACCCGCACGTCCCGGCCAACAAGTGGGACGAGGCGATCGCCAAGCTGGCGCGCCTGGCCAAGGAACACGCGGTCGAGCTGGTGGCCATCGGCAACGGCACGGCGTCCCGCGAGACCGACAAGCTCGCCGGTGAACTGATCACCAAGCACCCGGAGTTGAAGCTCACGAAGGTGATGGTGTCCGAGGCGGGCGCGTCGGTGTACTCGGCCTCGGCGTTCGCCTCGCAGGAGCTGCCGGACATGGACGTGTCGCTGCGTGGCGCGGTCTCCATCGCCCGGCGTCTGCAGGACCCGCTCGCCGAGCTGGTGAAGATCGACCCGAAGTCCATCGGCGTCGGCCAGTACCAGCACGACCTGTCCGAGGTGAAGCTGTCGCGCTCGCTGGACGCGGTGGTGGAGGACTGTGTGAACGGCGTCGGCGTGGACGTGAACACGGCCTCCGCGCCGCTGCTCGCCCGCGTGTCCGGCATCACCTCCGGGCTCGCCGAGAACATCGTGGCGCACCGCGACGCCAACGGCCCGTTCACGTCCCGTACGGACCTGAAGAAGGTGACGCGGCTGGGCCCCAAGGCCTACGAGCAGTGCGCGGGCTTCCTGCGGATCCGCGGCGGCGACGACCCGCTGGACGCCTCCAGCGTGCACCCGGAGGCGTACCCCGTCGTCCGGCGCATGGTGAAGACCTCCGGCCAGGAGGTGGCTTCCCTCATCGGCAACACCTCGGTGCTGCGCTCGCTGAAGCCGTCCGACTTCGTGGACGAGACGTTCGGTCTGCCGACGGTGAGCGACATCCTCAAGGAGCTGGAGAAGCCGGGACGCGACCCGCGGCCCGCGTTCAAGACGGCCACCTTCAAGGAGGGCGTCGAGAAGATCTCCGACCTGTCGTCCGGGATGATCCTGGAGGGTGTCGTCACGAACGTCGCCGCGTTCGGTGCCTTCGTCGACGTCGGCGTCCACCAGGACGGCCTCGTGCATGTCTCCGCGATGTCCAGGACGTTCGTCAAGGACCCGCGGGACGTGGTGAAGCCGGGTGACATCGTCAAGGTGAAGGTCCTGGATGTCGACATTCCGCGCAAGCGGATCTCGCTGACGCTGCGCCTGGACGACGAGGCGGCCGCGCAGGGACAGCAGCAGGGCGGGGGTGGCCGTCAGCAGCGCGGCGGGCGTCCGCCGCAGCAGCGGCAGGGGGGTGGGGGCCGCCAGGGCGGCGGTTCGCGCCAGGCGCCTCCGCCGGCCAACAGCGCGATGGCCGACGCGCTGCGGCGAGCGGGTCTGCTCGACCCGAAGAACGGCCGCCGCTGA
- a CDS encoding LPFR motif small protein — protein sequence MFRAIADVLRQIGGAVATVVTLPFRALARLFGGASGSSRRSARRA from the coding sequence GTGTTCCGTGCGATCGCAGACGTGCTGCGCCAGATCGGCGGCGCCGTCGCCACGGTGGTGACCCTGCCGTTCCGGGCTCTGGCCCGGCTGTTCGGCGGGGCGTCGGGCTCGTCACGGCGCAGCGCCCGCCGAGCCTGA